From a region of the Novipirellula artificiosorum genome:
- a CDS encoding PQQ-binding-like beta-propeller repeat protein: MSAFSLAGELKWQTQNGKSWTGSLPGARSSCTYDQGKLYHMNAHGRLVCLNAKTGAEVWAVNILEQFGGQNIMWGISESPIVHRDLVFATPAGSKAMVVAVSKHTGETVWTTPPLDDETPSYSSPILVNCDGREILINSATKNVFAVDAETGELCWSVPQEDPKNTVCTLPVLSENKLMITNASRGNGAVFGVAMDGTTGKKTWVKKLTISHGGTVCVNGLVYGASSRGEANVSLANSLASSWRPATRLLLQRANENE, from the coding sequence ATCAGCGCATTTTCGCTCGCCGGCGAACTGAAATGGCAAACGCAGAACGGGAAGTCCTGGACGGGTTCGCTTCCTGGTGCTCGATCGTCGTGCACCTACGATCAAGGCAAGCTCTATCACATGAATGCTCACGGTCGCTTGGTGTGTCTCAATGCCAAAACGGGCGCCGAAGTCTGGGCCGTCAACATTTTGGAACAGTTCGGCGGCCAAAACATCATGTGGGGAATCAGCGAGTCGCCAATTGTTCACCGAGACTTGGTCTTCGCCACTCCGGCGGGAAGCAAGGCCATGGTTGTCGCCGTGAGCAAGCACACCGGCGAGACCGTTTGGACAACGCCGCCATTAGACGACGAGACGCCTTCCTACTCTTCGCCAATCCTCGTTAATTGCGATGGGCGAGAGATTCTGATTAACAGCGCGACAAAGAACGTTTTTGCCGTCGACGCAGAGACTGGCGAGTTGTGCTGGAGTGTGCCCCAAGAAGATCCCAAAAACACCGTTTGCACCCTTCCCGTCTTGTCCGAGAATAAACTGATGATTACGAACGCCAGTCGCGGAAATGGAGCTGTTTTTGGTGTTGCTATGGATGGAACTACGGGAAAGAAGACGTGGGTCAAAAAGTTGACGATTAGCCACGGCGGCACGGTGTGTGTGAATGGTCTGGTCTATGGTGCATCCAGTCGTGGTGAGGCTAATGTTTCTTTGGCAAACTCGCTCGCCTCCTCGTGGCGTCCTGCAACTAGACTACTGCTGCAAAGGGCGAACGAAAATGAATGA
- a CDS encoding metallophosphoesterase family protein, giving the protein MKLGIITDIHEHVEQLQAVLDELDKQAVDQIVMVGDVVETGERVEETCQLLSNAGVIGVWGNHDFGLCYEVSDENRRE; this is encoded by the coding sequence ATGAAACTTGGCATCATCACCGATATTCACGAACACGTCGAACAGTTGCAGGCAGTGCTGGATGAGTTGGACAAGCAAGCTGTCGACCAGATCGTCATGGTGGGCGATGTCGTTGAAACGGGTGAGCGAGTTGAAGAGACGTGCCAGTTGCTTTCCAATGCCGGTGTGATCGGCGTCTGGGGCAATCATGACTTCGGACTCTGCTACGAAGTCAGCGACGAGAATCGACGGGAATAG
- a CDS encoding prolyl hydroxylase family protein yields the protein MLRNLVRVKEGIFTIANLFTPQECEQWIALSESLCYQPAPINTQSGPERQVDVRNNARVLLDDEQKSDELWQRIAQNVPNVAKGWTSVGLNERMRFYRYDVGERFRWHADGIHRRENGQKSFLTFLVYLNDDFSGGETAFSGGLKIRPQVGMALLFCHWLKHMGAEVRQGRKYVLRSDVMFGKTEQ from the coding sequence ATGTTGAGAAATCTGGTACGGGTAAAGGAAGGCATCTTCACGATCGCGAACCTGTTTACACCGCAGGAATGCGAACAATGGATCGCGTTGAGCGAGTCGCTCTGCTACCAGCCGGCTCCGATCAACACTCAGTCCGGACCAGAGCGACAAGTGGACGTTCGGAACAATGCACGCGTGCTGCTGGATGATGAGCAGAAATCCGATGAACTATGGCAACGCATCGCCCAAAATGTTCCCAACGTTGCAAAGGGTTGGACGTCGGTGGGACTGAACGAGCGAATGCGGTTTTACCGTTACGACGTCGGCGAGAGGTTCAGATGGCATGCCGACGGCATTCATCGACGAGAAAATGGCCAAAAGAGTTTTCTTACGTTCCTCGTCTACTTGAACGACGATTTTTCTGGTGGCGAAACCGCATTCAGCGGCGGACTCAAAATCAGGCCTCAAGTTGGCATGGCACTTCTGTTTTGCCACTGGCTCAAGCACATGGGCGCTGAAGTGCGGCAAGGCCGCAAGTATGTGTTACGGTCCGATGTCATGTTTGGGAAAACGGAACAGTAG
- a CDS encoding anti-sigma factor domain-containing protein, which translates to MNDPNDSSPQWDELLAGHVLGDLVGEELADFEAASLTAQDQQLLGELETTLARVQLAFQQPNESMPNDLRTKIIRDAVAYIEQEAGPQEDASTSGTTDLVQPASNFQRSAWIGRREVIAWLTCAAALLLAFGFWNAQPNPNVQLSLAEMRSELIASDPDVIQVDWSEGKHPFADPVRGDVVWSTKKQKGFMRFVQMPVNQPTKEQYQLWIIDPARDDEPIDGGVFDISQAGEVIIPIDAKLSVLEPAAFAITIEKPGGVVVSTQERLPLLAAVQKNS; encoded by the coding sequence ATGAATGACCCAAATGATTCTTCGCCACAGTGGGATGAACTGCTGGCTGGCCATGTTCTTGGGGATTTGGTGGGCGAAGAGCTGGCTGATTTTGAAGCAGCGTCGTTGACGGCGCAGGATCAGCAATTGCTCGGCGAACTGGAGACGACGTTGGCACGCGTTCAACTGGCGTTTCAGCAACCCAACGAGAGCATGCCAAATGATCTGCGCACGAAGATTATTCGTGACGCGGTAGCGTACATAGAGCAGGAAGCGGGCCCGCAGGAAGACGCTTCGACCAGTGGCACTACGGATCTTGTCCAGCCCGCTTCAAACTTCCAGCGATCGGCTTGGATCGGTAGACGCGAAGTCATTGCTTGGCTTACTTGCGCCGCAGCTCTGCTGCTGGCATTTGGATTCTGGAACGCACAGCCCAACCCAAACGTACAACTGTCGCTTGCCGAAATGCGAAGCGAGCTAATCGCAAGTGATCCCGACGTCATTCAAGTCGATTGGTCCGAGGGTAAACATCCGTTCGCTGATCCTGTCCGCGGGGACGTTGTTTGGAGCACGAAGAAGCAGAAGGGATTCATGCGGTTTGTGCAAATGCCAGTCAACCAACCGACCAAGGAGCAATACCAACTGTGGATTATTGATCCGGCTCGCGATGACGAACCCATTGATGGCGGCGTATTCGATATTTCCCAGGCCGGTGAGGTGATCATTCCGATCGATGCGAAGCTCTCGGTCTTAGAGCCCGCCGCCTTCGCGATTACCATCGAAAAACCCGGTGGTGTCGTCGTGTCCACACAGGAAAGGCTTCCGTTGCTGGCTGCTGTGCAGAAGAATAGCTAG
- a CDS encoding sigma-70 family RNA polymerase sigma factor, with translation MTMEGLSQKATILERIAAGDQTAVEDCLQQYGGLVWSLANRLLANATDAEDVAQEVFVEIWKKAKSFDAAKSSESTFVTLIARRRIIDRRRRGSAAVDTQSMSTVAFEIPEHAPAEPAELADEANKALDCVRKLSADQQKVIQLSIHQGVSHRGIAERLSMPLGTVKSFARRALLQLRECMTHPVLATSDGGTS, from the coding sequence ATGACAATGGAAGGACTGTCCCAGAAAGCGACCATTCTGGAAAGAATCGCGGCGGGCGATCAAACAGCGGTTGAGGACTGTCTGCAGCAATATGGCGGTCTCGTCTGGTCTCTAGCCAATCGGCTGCTGGCCAACGCAACGGATGCGGAGGACGTGGCCCAGGAAGTGTTTGTAGAGATATGGAAAAAGGCGAAGAGTTTCGACGCCGCGAAATCCAGTGAATCAACTTTTGTTACGCTAATAGCACGCCGCAGGATCATCGACCGCAGACGACGCGGGTCAGCTGCCGTGGACACTCAGAGTATGTCAACGGTTGCGTTTGAGATTCCGGAACATGCACCCGCCGAACCGGCGGAATTGGCTGACGAGGCGAACAAGGCGTTGGACTGTGTACGGAAGTTGTCCGCCGATCAGCAGAAGGTGATTCAGTTGTCGATCCATCAAGGCGTCTCACATCGTGGGATTGCCGAGCGGTTGTCGATGCCGCTGGGTACGGTGAAATCGTTTGCGCGGCGGGCGTTATTGCAACTGCGTGAATGTATGACACATCCCGTTTTGGCGACGAGCGACGGAGGTACATCATGA
- a CDS encoding fasciclin domain-containing protein, with product MKIQLKGLAAVAFGALLSTSAMAADIVDTAVGAGKFKTLAAALGAADLVETLKGDGPFTVFAPTDDAFAKLPEGTIATLLKPENKNSLAGILTYHVVPGKVMAGQVVDLKGAKTVNGQRVDIKVDGSKVMVDGATVVTADIVCDNGVIHVIDSVILPADKTIPATAAEAGQFKTLLAAATAAGLAEVLGSEGPFTVFAPTDEAFAKLPEGTVGTLLKPENKQKLVDILKYHVLSGRVYSEDAVAAKSAKTLEGSAISIRVTDAGAMINDSKLIATDVDASNGVIHIIDSVLMPPSKTASARQVIEHAVAQGASLYNSGYHSECANLYHQTMNGLMSADIDQSLQHHMTSVIQSASQQKCDSQRAWTLRRGIDQMYAQLSAQ from the coding sequence ATGAAGATTCAACTGAAGGGCCTCGCGGCTGTCGCGTTCGGAGCATTGCTATCCACCTCGGCCATGGCTGCCGACATCGTCGATACCGCAGTGGGAGCAGGAAAGTTCAAGACCCTAGCAGCCGCACTGGGTGCCGCTGACCTAGTGGAAACCCTCAAGGGCGATGGACCTTTCACTGTCTTCGCACCGACCGACGATGCTTTCGCCAAATTGCCCGAAGGAACGATCGCAACTCTGCTAAAGCCTGAAAACAAGAACTCTTTAGCCGGCATTCTGACCTACCACGTCGTACCCGGTAAAGTCATGGCAGGACAGGTTGTAGACCTGAAGGGTGCCAAGACCGTCAACGGCCAACGCGTCGACATCAAGGTTGACGGTTCAAAGGTCATGGTCGACGGTGCAACCGTCGTCACGGCCGACATCGTTTGCGACAACGGGGTGATCCACGTGATCGACTCGGTCATTCTACCAGCCGACAAAACCATTCCAGCAACTGCTGCTGAAGCCGGACAGTTCAAAACACTGCTCGCAGCCGCCACGGCCGCCGGTTTGGCAGAAGTACTCGGAAGCGAAGGACCGTTCACGGTCTTCGCACCCACCGATGAAGCCTTCGCCAAGTTGCCAGAAGGCACTGTCGGAACGCTGCTCAAGCCAGAAAACAAGCAGAAGCTTGTCGACATTCTCAAGTACCACGTTCTGTCGGGTCGGGTTTACTCCGAAGATGCCGTCGCCGCCAAGTCCGCCAAAACCTTGGAAGGTTCGGCGATCTCGATCCGCGTCACCGACGCTGGTGCGATGATCAACGATTCCAAGCTGATTGCAACGGATGTCGACGCATCGAATGGCGTCATCCACATCATCGATTCGGTCCTGATGCCTCCCTCTAAAACCGCTTCGGCTCGCCAGGTAATTGAGCATGCCGTCGCTCAGGGAGCTTCCCTCTACAACTCGGGCTATCACTCAGAATGTGCCAATCTGTACCACCAGACGATGAACGGACTGATGTCAGCCGACATCGACCAGTCGCTCCAGCACCACATGACTTCCGTAATTCAGTCGGCCAGTCAGCAAAAGTGCGACTCGCAACGAGCTTGGACGCTTCGTCGCGGCATCGATCAAATGTACGCTCAGCTGAGTGCTCAGTAA
- a CDS encoding prenyltransferase/squalene oxidase repeat-containing protein, with protein sequence MIDQSGARLSRRVALQSLAFAGCVGVTGGRLNAAESGFRDYLMGLRKPDGGFGWSDQPGSHLVATHAVVGCCVALQIELTDVEMLAEFVRREHPAAFKPPKQHYREFDLQQIETLQWLGQDVSAFHAKAVRWKAPIPYANQYEKHAYPIFCKQIATLLCRDKLNLSWDDLNEPMRVYVAQRRRPNGSFNNTPSDDGSDGHVVATWWGLQAASLFGQVSELRERLVPWLQACQQNDGGFTWQPNPSMSARSTVTYTRAALRSLQLFNAKPLDQQAAATFLRSLKNPDDGFAERPGWLSNPLSTYHAVDALASLEIAAEADRLRLQRTQTSGATQAVPLPQKLRVFSAQIQSHGTGSPRDAVLLAQRLGIHLWGAKNAKPEWIAAAQRIADQDGVAVQFAVANEDYGTWIEVPGEGTYSHMSDIMAENASAAEGALTRGKVLTWDEYRKKRLQPLEKAGGRLIWQFGENEDLVRLLLDDSLDRGGFAAISTFHFGNPDFTDTEPFLHLYRGQIPFVALQDAHGPQPWWFADMTTGFRTLFLAEEPSWDGWLKALQYNWTIAVRRDARTDNQLIMHSASQSLSDYVIQRQEQWSWWLEGENSRPMSSLVAIGPDDTFETGCPAKGIAIRVRCAWSNTGQGLLKEPLSKLLSLTVDGQVVPTREIRSQSKNGKWNDIHDLYEMPEGVRGQHQAEARVHVLSTGEQIIESIRF encoded by the coding sequence ATGATCGATCAATCGGGTGCGCGACTTTCGCGACGTGTTGCGTTGCAATCCTTGGCGTTTGCTGGCTGCGTTGGGGTGACGGGCGGACGCCTGAACGCCGCCGAGTCGGGTTTCCGAGACTACCTGATGGGGCTTCGCAAACCCGATGGCGGTTTCGGCTGGAGTGATCAGCCCGGCTCTCACTTGGTTGCGACGCATGCCGTGGTTGGCTGTTGCGTCGCGTTACAAATTGAGTTGACCGACGTCGAGATGCTGGCGGAGTTTGTGCGACGCGAACATCCGGCGGCTTTCAAGCCGCCGAAGCAGCACTATCGAGAATTCGATTTGCAACAGATCGAGACGTTGCAGTGGCTCGGCCAGGATGTTTCGGCGTTTCATGCGAAGGCCGTTCGTTGGAAAGCGCCGATTCCCTACGCCAACCAATATGAGAAGCATGCCTATCCAATCTTCTGCAAGCAGATTGCAACCCTGCTTTGCAGAGACAAATTAAATCTGTCGTGGGATGATTTGAACGAACCCATGCGAGTGTATGTTGCTCAGCGCCGACGTCCCAACGGCAGCTTCAACAACACACCCAGCGACGATGGCAGCGACGGTCACGTCGTCGCAACATGGTGGGGGTTGCAAGCGGCAAGTTTGTTCGGGCAGGTCAGTGAATTGCGAGAGCGTCTGGTCCCATGGTTGCAAGCGTGTCAGCAAAACGACGGGGGATTCACCTGGCAACCCAACCCATCCATGTCCGCACGGAGCACGGTCACCTACACGCGAGCCGCTCTGCGTTCACTCCAACTGTTCAATGCCAAGCCGCTCGACCAACAGGCTGCGGCAACGTTTCTTCGCAGCCTGAAGAATCCCGATGATGGTTTTGCGGAGCGGCCGGGTTGGCTGTCCAATCCGTTGTCGACCTATCACGCCGTTGATGCACTCGCCAGCTTGGAAATCGCCGCAGAGGCAGATCGGCTGCGTCTCCAAAGGACTCAAACTTCCGGTGCCACCCAGGCGGTCCCACTTCCCCAAAAGTTGAGAGTTTTCTCTGCTCAAATTCAGTCCCATGGAACCGGCAGTCCTCGCGATGCCGTGTTGCTCGCTCAGCGACTGGGAATCCACCTATGGGGCGCGAAGAACGCGAAGCCGGAATGGATTGCGGCGGCCCAGCGGATCGCCGATCAAGACGGCGTGGCGGTTCAGTTCGCGGTTGCCAACGAAGACTATGGGACTTGGATCGAGGTTCCCGGCGAAGGGACTTACAGTCACATGAGTGATATCATGGCGGAGAACGCCAGCGCGGCGGAGGGTGCTTTGACGCGCGGCAAAGTACTGACTTGGGACGAGTATCGAAAGAAACGATTGCAGCCACTGGAGAAAGCCGGTGGACGTTTGATATGGCAATTCGGGGAAAACGAAGACCTCGTGCGGTTGTTGTTGGATGACTCGTTGGATCGTGGGGGATTCGCCGCGATCAGCACGTTTCATTTCGGCAACCCCGATTTCACCGACACCGAACCGTTCCTGCATCTTTATCGTGGGCAGATTCCATTTGTCGCACTGCAGGACGCACACGGCCCACAACCGTGGTGGTTTGCCGACATGACCACCGGCTTCCGCACGCTGTTCCTGGCGGAGGAACCTAGTTGGGACGGTTGGCTCAAAGCACTCCAATACAACTGGACGATCGCTGTTCGCCGCGACGCACGGACTGACAACCAACTGATCATGCACTCAGCGTCTCAGTCACTCTCAGACTATGTCATACAGAGGCAGGAGCAATGGAGCTGGTGGCTGGAGGGAGAAAATTCGAGACCGATGAGTTCTCTCGTCGCGATTGGTCCAGACGACACCTTTGAAACTGGCTGCCCAGCGAAGGGGATTGCGATCCGAGTCCGCTGTGCCTGGTCCAACACCGGTCAAGGGTTGCTGAAGGAACCCCTGTCCAAGTTGTTAAGCCTGACCGTGGATGGGCAAGTCGTCCCGACGCGTGAAATCCGCAGCCAGTCCAAAAATGGAAAATGGAATGATATCCACGATCTGTACGAGATGCCCGAGGGAGTGAGAGGCCAACATCAGGCCGAGGCCCGCGTTCACGTCCTCTCAACGGGCGAACAAATCATCGAGTCCATTCGGTTTTAA
- a CDS encoding acetyl-CoA carboxylase biotin carboxylase subunit, with protein MFNKILIANRGEIACRVIKTARRMGIATVAVYSDADRDALHVSMADEAVHIGPPPSAQSYLDINKIVKACLDTGAQAVHPGYGFLSENAAFAERLASEGIVFIGPNVHAIQSMGDKITSKKLAHEAGVNTVPGCADIIESADAAVRVAQQIGYPVMLKASAGGGGKGMRTASNDDECREGFERATGEARTSFGDDRVFIEKFIVQPRHIEIQVVADKHGNVIHLGERECSLQRRHQKVIEEAPSPFLNDETRSAMGAQAVALARSVHYESAGTVEFIVDRDHHFYFLEMNTRLQVEHPVTEFVTGLDLVELMIRVAAGEVLPLAQSDVQLNGWAIEARVYAEDPLRGFLPSIGRLVRYLAPPASDTVRVDTGVFEGGEVSMHYDPMIAKLITFGMTRDSAIDHMREALNEFYVRGVSHNISFLSALIEHSRFRKGDISTNMIAEVYPDGFHPSDLVHDNPALLIVVAAAIHRSYMDRAAGISGQMPGYEQKADDHWVILFDGHPSLVEIRPVDGGHQVIYGSESYLVLSDWQFGQPLFRGTVNGQLCCIQVERRNLFYRLFHRGSQLDIMVLTARAAELLACMPVKEPPDMSKFLLSPMPGLLTQLKVQPGSEVRSGQDLAVVEAMKMENVLLAEQDGIVAKVLANVGDTLAVDQPILEYESAN; from the coding sequence ATGTTTAACAAAATCCTGATCGCCAACCGCGGTGAAATTGCATGCCGTGTGATCAAGACCGCCCGCCGCATGGGCATTGCCACGGTGGCAGTCTATTCCGATGCGGACCGTGACGCGCTGCACGTCTCGATGGCCGACGAAGCAGTCCACATCGGTCCTCCGCCTTCGGCACAAAGCTATCTTGACATCAACAAGATTGTGAAAGCGTGTTTGGACACGGGCGCACAAGCGGTTCATCCCGGCTACGGATTCCTGTCCGAAAACGCCGCCTTTGCCGAACGACTGGCAAGCGAGGGAATCGTGTTCATCGGTCCGAATGTCCATGCAATCCAAAGCATGGGAGACAAGATTACCTCGAAGAAACTGGCTCATGAGGCAGGAGTCAATACCGTCCCCGGATGTGCCGACATCATCGAGTCGGCCGATGCAGCCGTTCGGGTTGCCCAGCAGATAGGCTACCCCGTCATGCTCAAAGCCAGCGCTGGAGGTGGTGGTAAAGGGATGCGTACTGCGAGTAACGATGACGAGTGCCGCGAGGGATTTGAACGCGCCACCGGGGAAGCCAGAACATCCTTTGGCGATGATCGGGTCTTCATCGAAAAGTTCATCGTACAGCCAAGGCACATTGAAATCCAAGTCGTAGCCGACAAACACGGTAACGTGATTCATCTTGGTGAGCGAGAGTGTTCGCTGCAACGGCGCCACCAGAAAGTGATCGAAGAAGCGCCTTCCCCCTTCCTGAACGATGAGACGCGATCGGCGATGGGGGCCCAAGCGGTGGCACTGGCGCGGTCGGTCCACTACGAGTCGGCTGGCACCGTTGAGTTCATTGTCGATCGTGACCACCATTTCTACTTTCTGGAGATGAATACTCGGCTTCAGGTAGAGCACCCGGTGACCGAGTTTGTGACCGGACTCGATTTGGTGGAGTTAATGATTCGTGTCGCTGCCGGGGAAGTGCTCCCCTTGGCTCAGTCGGACGTCCAGCTCAATGGGTGGGCCATTGAGGCCAGAGTCTATGCCGAAGATCCGTTACGCGGCTTCCTGCCGAGTATCGGGCGACTCGTCCGATACTTGGCGCCACCTGCCTCCGATACCGTTCGCGTGGATACGGGCGTCTTTGAGGGTGGCGAAGTATCGATGCACTACGATCCCATGATCGCCAAGCTGATTACCTTTGGCATGACCCGCGACAGCGCGATCGACCACATGCGTGAAGCACTCAATGAGTTTTATGTTCGCGGCGTGTCGCACAATATCAGTTTTCTTTCTGCGTTGATCGAGCATTCGCGGTTCCGCAAAGGCGACATCAGCACGAACATGATCGCGGAAGTTTATCCAGACGGATTCCACCCCTCCGATCTGGTCCACGACAATCCCGCTTTACTGATTGTCGTGGCGGCGGCGATTCACCGATCCTACATGGACCGGGCCGCCGGGATTAGCGGCCAAATGCCCGGGTATGAACAAAAGGCGGATGATCACTGGGTCATCCTGTTCGACGGTCATCCGTCCCTGGTTGAGATCCGACCCGTCGACGGTGGTCATCAAGTGATTTACGGTTCCGAGTCGTATCTCGTGTTGAGCGATTGGCAGTTCGGCCAACCCTTGTTCCGTGGAACGGTCAATGGTCAGTTATGCTGTATTCAGGTGGAACGGCGAAACCTGTTTTACCGCCTGTTTCATCGGGGATCGCAGTTGGACATCATGGTTTTGACAGCTCGCGCCGCAGAGCTGTTGGCCTGCATGCCGGTCAAAGAACCGCCGGATATGTCGAAGTTCTTGCTTTCTCCCATGCCGGGTCTGCTCACCCAATTGAAAGTGCAGCCGGGTAGTGAAGTCCGATCCGGCCAGGATCTGGCTGTGGTGGAGGCGATGAAGATGGAGAATGTGTTGCTGGCTGAGCAGGATGGAATCGTGGCGAAGGTCCTTGCCAACGTTGGTGACACGTTGGCAGTGGATCAACCGATCTTGGAATACGAATCGGCGAATTGA